A stretch of Microbacterium sp. 4R-513 DNA encodes these proteins:
- a CDS encoding DEAD/DEAH box helicase produces MTTFADLGVDQDIIDALASKGIVDAFPIQEQTIPLGLPGQDIIGQAKTGTGKTFGFGIPVVQRLGPDPAPGVKALIVVPTRELAVQVYEDIDMLTQNRPTSVVAIYGGKAYEGQIEQLKAGAQIVVGTPGRLIDLSNQRLLDLSHAAEVVLDEADKMLDLGFLPDIEKIFQKVPAVRHTQLFSATMPGPIVALARRFMSNPIHIRATDPDEGLTQANIEHLVYRAHSLDKDEVIARILQADGRGKTVIFTRTKRAAQRLVDELGDRGFNAAAVHGDMSQESRERSMAAFKAGKRDVLIATDVAARGIDVDDVTHVINHTIPDDDKAYLHRAGRTGRAGKTGIAVTFVDWEDLHKWALINRALEFGKPEPVETYSSSPHLFSDLGIPEGTKGRIATAPKTQTVKTQPAARAADAAAEGTEEGGTTRRRRRRSRAASGIGSTFAEGVSPDGQGGSTDASSSADRSAEGAGTHDGQGKEHHDGNPGAARRRRRRRRPSAPTTGA; encoded by the coding sequence GTGACGACCTTCGCCGACCTCGGCGTCGATCAGGACATCATCGACGCCCTCGCCTCCAAGGGCATCGTCGACGCTTTCCCCATCCAGGAACAGACCATCCCCCTCGGCCTTCCCGGCCAGGACATCATCGGCCAGGCCAAGACCGGCACCGGCAAGACCTTCGGCTTCGGCATCCCGGTCGTCCAGCGTCTCGGTCCCGACCCGGCACCGGGCGTCAAGGCCCTCATCGTCGTGCCGACGCGCGAGCTCGCCGTGCAGGTCTACGAAGACATCGACATGCTGACGCAGAACCGTCCGACGAGCGTCGTCGCGATCTACGGCGGCAAGGCCTACGAGGGCCAGATCGAGCAGCTCAAGGCTGGTGCCCAGATCGTCGTCGGCACCCCGGGACGCCTCATCGACCTCTCCAACCAGCGTCTCCTCGACCTCTCGCACGCGGCCGAGGTCGTGCTCGACGAGGCCGACAAGATGCTCGACCTCGGCTTCCTCCCCGACATCGAGAAGATCTTCCAGAAGGTGCCCGCGGTTCGGCACACGCAGCTCTTCTCGGCCACGATGCCCGGGCCGATCGTGGCGCTCGCGCGCCGGTTCATGTCGAACCCCATCCACATCCGGGCGACCGACCCCGACGAGGGCCTCACGCAGGCCAACATCGAGCACCTCGTCTACCGCGCGCACTCGCTCGACAAGGACGAGGTCATCGCCCGCATCCTGCAGGCCGACGGCCGCGGGAAGACCGTCATCTTCACGCGCACGAAGCGCGCCGCCCAGCGGCTCGTCGATGAGCTCGGCGACCGCGGCTTCAATGCCGCCGCCGTCCACGGCGACATGAGCCAGGAATCGCGCGAGCGCTCGATGGCCGCGTTCAAGGCCGGCAAGCGCGATGTGCTGATTGCGACGGATGTCGCGGCTCGCGGCATCGACGTCGACGACGTGACGCACGTCATCAACCACACGATCCCCGACGACGACAAGGCCTACCTCCACCGCGCCGGCCGCACCGGCCGCGCCGGCAAGACGGGCATCGCGGTGACCTTCGTCGACTGGGAGGACCTGCACAAGTGGGCCCTCATCAACCGGGCGCTCGAGTTCGGCAAGCCCGAGCCCGTCGAGACCTACTCGTCGAGCCCGCACCTCTTCAGCGATCTCGGCATCCCCGAGGGCACGAAGGGCCGCATCGCGACCGCCCCCAAGACCCAGACCGTGAAGACGCAGCCCGCGGCCCGTGCGGCGGACGCCGCCGCCGAGGGCACCGAGGAGGGCGGCACGACCCGTCGCCGTCGCCGTCGCTCGCGCGCCGCGAGCGGCATCGGATCCACCTTCGCCGAGGGCGTCTCGCCCGACGGTCAGGGCGGATCGACGGATGCCTCGTCCTCCGCCGACCGTTCGGCCGAAGGCGCCGGTACCCACGACGGCCAGGGCAAGGAGCACCACGACGGCAACCCCGGAGCGGCGCGCCGCCGCCGCCGTCGTCGCCGCCCCAGCGCCCCGACGACGGGCGCCTGA
- a CDS encoding ferritin-like fold-containing protein — MFDWLLGGSRRESRSLRLRSRDELSTATRVDFEELAPDINTFLGQAAYLQLGFFETLSELIALTPELSKKDALSRAAGAALTKHEELVKLIRERGDDPTALMLPFREPLDAFRTATHGVRPQETMLSVHITAGMLDDFYLALSASYGDTGRRVARVLRGDNDRQAIVQIITETIGSDPEWKSLLALWGRRLVGDTLLIARAALRPTTLRIADEEKVEPVFTELMAAHSRRMDAMGLAA, encoded by the coding sequence GTGTTCGACTGGCTCCTCGGCGGCTCGCGACGTGAATCGCGGTCGCTGCGCCTGCGCTCGCGCGACGAGCTGAGCACGGCGACGCGCGTCGACTTCGAGGAGCTCGCGCCGGACATCAACACCTTCCTGGGCCAGGCCGCCTACCTCCAGCTCGGCTTCTTCGAGACGCTGAGCGAGCTCATCGCGCTCACCCCCGAGCTCTCCAAGAAGGATGCGCTCTCGCGCGCGGCGGGGGCCGCTCTCACCAAGCATGAGGAGCTCGTCAAGCTGATCCGCGAGCGCGGCGACGACCCGACGGCCCTCATGCTGCCCTTCCGCGAGCCGCTCGACGCGTTCCGCACGGCGACGCACGGCGTACGTCCGCAGGAGACGATGCTGTCCGTGCACATCACGGCGGGCATGCTCGACGACTTCTACCTTGCGCTGTCCGCGAGCTACGGCGACACGGGCCGGCGGGTGGCCCGCGTGCTCCGCGGCGACAACGACCGCCAGGCGATCGTCCAGATCATCACCGAGACGATCGGGAGCGACCCGGAGTGGAAGTCGCTCCTCGCCCTGTGGGGCCGGCGCCTCGTGGGCGACACGCTCCTCATCGCGCGTGCGGCCCTCCGCCCGACGACCCTGCGGATCGCCGACGAGGAGAAGGTCGAACCTGTCTTCACCGAGCTGATGGCCGCTCACTCGCGCCGCATGGACGCGATGGGGCTCGCCGCCTAG
- a CDS encoding DUF3107 domain-containing protein, with protein sequence MEIRIGIANTGRELSFETSEAADAVKKSVAGALDSGATHLTFNDSKGNSYIVPTAGLAYIEFGSEESRRVGFVA encoded by the coding sequence GTGGAGATCCGCATCGGCATCGCCAACACCGGCCGTGAGCTCAGCTTCGAGACGAGCGAGGCGGCCGACGCCGTCAAGAAGTCGGTCGCGGGAGCCCTCGACTCGGGCGCGACGCACCTCACCTTCAACGACTCCAAGGGCAACTCGTACATCGTGCCCACGGCTGGTCTCGCCTACATCGAGTTCGGCAGCGAAGAGTCGCGCCGCGTGGGCTTCGTCGCCTAG